CGTGGAAAGATTCGGGACGTCGTCCAGGACCCTGCGTTGGTTGATGCCCTCGAACCGCGCGACTATCCGATCGGTACCCGGCGGCTGGTGGTGTGCAACGGCTACTACGAAGCCTTCAACCGGGACAACGTCAACCTCGTCAACCTGCGCAAAGAGTCGATCACGCGGGTCACGCCGCAGGGGATACAGACCGATGAGGGGTTCTACGAAGTCGATGTGATCATCTCGGCGCTGGGATTCGACGCCTTCAGCGGGGCGATGGACGCGATCGACATCCGTAATGCCGACGGCCGGCGGCCGACCGAGGACTGGGCTCGGGGACCGCAGGCGCACCTCGGTCTGATGGTGCACGGATTCCCGAACATGTACGTCCTCACCGGCCCGGGCTCCCCGTCGGTGCTGGTGAACTTCAACGTGCACAATGTGTTCCACGTCGACTACGTGGCTGATTTGATCGCCTACATGAGCAGCCACGACTACGACGCGGTGCAACCGACCGCCGAGGCTCAGCGACGCTGGCATATCGAGACCCAACGTGCCGCGGACGGACTGCTGCGCAAAGAGGTGAAGAACTACATGGTTCACGTCAACGACGACGGGTCCCGTGTCTTCATTCCCTATGCCGGCGGGTGGTCGACATACGTCGATATCGTCAATCGAGTCGCCAGCGAGGGCTACCACGGCTTCGCGTTCTCGGAGGTCGGAACGTCGACGTATCGCGCCGTGGACCATGAGGACACCGTCGTCCCCCTCTGAACGGCATCCGTCGATCCACAATGCCCGCCGGCGTCCACACGCCGGCGGGCATTCCGCTGTTCAGGGCAAATTTCATCCGTCCGCGTCGATATGGACAATCTGTCGACCCGCACGTCGGCATTGCCGACGTTTCGCCCTTCGACGCGGCCACCCCGGGTTGACCAAACTAGGGCCTATGAGTTCGTCACTGACAGATGCCACTCTTGCCCCCGCCAGCACCCCGGACGCCGCGGATCTCATGGCCGCGGATTCGCGGCACGTCATCCACGGCTTCAGTCCGTTCGGTGACCGAACTCCGGGCCCGGTCTTCGCGTCCGGGCGCGGGATCACGCTGACCGATGTGAACGGTCAGGACTGGATCGACGCCTGCGCCGGACAGGCCAACGTCGCCCTCGGATACGGTCGCACCGACCTGGCCGACGTGGTCGCCGACGCACTGCGCGAGCTGACCTTCGGAACGCACTTCTACCAGCGGCGCAGCCATGTGGGCGCGGCTCGCCTGGCCGAACGGCTGGCCCAGGTGACCCCGGAGGGCCTCGACCAGTTCGTGTTCATGCTCGGTGGCTCCGACGCGGTGGACACCGCGATCAAGATCGCGCGGTTCGCCAACATCGCCGCGGGCCGGCCGGAGAAGATCCACATCATCGGCCGGTGGAACAGCTACCACGGGGTCACCTATGGCGGGGCCAGCCTCACCGGCGATCCGGCGATGTGGCGCAATATCGGGCCCAGGCTGGAAGGGTTCTCCCATATAGACCAGCCGGAGGCCGACTCCGTGGGCGCCGCACGCCTGCTGGAGGACGAGATTCTGCGCATCGGTGCGGACAAGGTCGCCGCGTTCATGGCCGAGCCGATCTCGACCCCGAACGGTATCGTCGTGCCGCCGGACGATTACTGGCCCCAGATCCGCGAAATCTGTGATCGCTACGACGTTCTGCTGATCAGCGACGAGGTGCTGACCGGATTCGGACGCACCGGAAAAATGTTCGCGGTGGAGAACTGGGATCTGCGCCCCGACATCCTGACCATGTCAAAGGCAATCACCGCCGGGTTCTTCCCGCTGGCGGTCGTCGCGATCAGTGGCGAACTCCGGGAGCGTTTGTCGGCCAGCGACGACGCTTTCGTCCACGGCGTGACCGCCGGTGGGCACCCCGCTGCCTGCGCCGCCGCGCTGGCCACCCTGGACATCTACGAGCGCGAGAACGTCCTGGCCCACAGCATCACGGCCGGGCAGTACCTCTCGACCCGACTGCACGCCCTGGCCGACACCTACCCGGTACTCGACAAGAGCAGCATCCGCGGCATCGGGATGATGCACGCGGTGGACCTCGACCCTGACGCCGTCGATCCGGGGTACGGTGCGGCCCTGCACGCCGAGTTCATCAACCAGCGCGTCTTCGTGCGCACCTACCGCAACAATCAGACCATCGGGTTGCTGCCATCGTTGACGCTGAGCACCGAGGACGTCGATGCCATCACCGGGCGCATGGCGGCCGCGCTGGAGGTCACCCGGCCATAGGCCGGCAACGCCAACCGACCACCCCGACTGAGCACGTTTTGCACGGCAAACGGAAAGAAAGAACATGACGGAAACCACCAAAAGCTCACTCATCGAACGCGTTCCGAGCCTGGAACGCCTGACGCGGCCGTTCATCGACGGCGGCTTCGTCGACGCCCGCTCGTCCGGCACATTCGAGAACATCAGTCCCGTCAACGGTGACCGGCTGCCCGATGTGGCCTCGGGTGACAGCGCTGATATCGATGCCGCGGTGGCTTCGGCCCGCAAGAGCTTCGAGATGGGTGACTGGCGGCGGCGCACGCCGCGCGAGCGCAAGATCGTCCTGCAACGGTTCGGACGTACCCTCCGCGACAACACCGAGGAACTCGCCGCCCTGCTGGCCGTCGAGATGGGCAAACCGATCAAGGACGGCCGGTGGGAGGTCGACTACAGCGCCACGGTGCTGGAGTGGTTCGGTGAGGCTGTCGACCATCTGTATGACGAGGTCGCGCCCATCGGTGAGGTCGGTCATGCCACGATCACCCGGGTCCCCGTGGGTGTCGCCGGCGCCATCATTCCGTGGAACTACCCGTTGCTGATGGCGGCGGTGAAGCTCGCACCGGCCCTGGCGTCGGGCAACTCCATGGTCCTCAAGCCGGCCGAGCAGACGCCGGCCATCGCGTTGCGGGTGGCAGAACTGGCGTTGGAGGCGGGCGTGCCCGCCGGTGTGCTCAACGTCGTCCCCGGACTCGGTCACACGGCAGGAAAGGCCCTCGCCGAACATCTGGATGTCGATGCGATCGGCTTCACCGGATCGACCAGCGTGGGCCGCCTGGTCATGAAAGCGGCCGCCGAATCCAATCTGAAGAAGGTCTCGCTTGAGCTCGGCGGCAAGTCGCCGGCGCTGGTGCTCGCCGACGCCGCCGACATGCTCGACCTGGTTGCCGCGAAAACCGCGGAGTCCGTCTTCGGAAACGCGGGGCAGATGTGTGACTCCAGCACACGCCTGATCGTCCACGAATCCCTCGCGGACGAGGTCGTCGAACGACTCGGTGCCGTGGCGGCCGATTGGCAGCCCGGTGATCCCTTCGACGATGCCACCACCATGGGGGCGATCATCGAGGCCCGGCAGCTGGAGCGCATCATGGGCTTCATCACCGGCGCTGAGCCCGGTGGGGCATCAATCGCCCATGGCGGCAACCAAGTTCGCCAGGAGACCGGCGGGTTCTATGTGGAGCCGACGGTCATCCGGGGAGTCACCAACGATATGGACATCGCCCGCAAGGAGATCTTCGGTCCGGTGCTCTCGGTCATCACGTTCTCCGATGATGAAGAGGGTCTGCGCATCGCCAATGACACCTCCTACGGGCTGGCCGCCAAGATGTGGACCGGCGACTTGAAGAAAGCCCACCGGATTTCCCGGGAGCTGCGCGCGGGCGCGGTGTTGGTCAACGGTGATGAACTCTTCGACGTGACGCTGCCGCACGGGGGCTTCAAGCAGTCCGGTATCGGCCGCGACTACTCGCATCACGCCTTCGACAACTGGACCCAGCTGAAGTCGACCTACATCAACCTGTTGTGACACTTCCGAATCGGCTGCCGCCGTGGGCTTCTGCCCACGGCGGCAGCCGTCGTTTCGGAGGCCGGCGTCAGATCTGACCGGTGGGGAAGTGGCTGAGTACACGCAGCGCAAGGTGCAATCCCAGTCGGACGTCCGAGTCGTCCAGATCGACCCCGAGCAGGGACTGGATGCGCTCCACCCGGTTATAGAGTGACTGCCGTTCCAGGTGCAGAGCCCGCGCGGTCTCGGTCTTCTGGCCGTGCTGCTCCAGCAGGACCTGCAGGGTCTTGACCAGTTGAGTGCGTCGCTGCGCATCGTAGGCGACCAATCGTTCCAGCCGCAGCCGGGCGAAACGTTCCAGGTCGGGGTTGTCTCGCAGACTCCAGATCAGCCGATCCAGATCGAGGTCGGTGGCGTCGTGCCATGGGCGCGGCGGGCTGTGCAGCGCGCCGTCCAGGGCGTCCACCGCCACGGCCAGGCCTTCGATTGCGGCCTGCCAGGTGTGTACCGCCGGACCGACCGACAATACGGCTGACTGCGGCTCGCCGAGATGACGCTTGGCGGCATCCTGGATGACCTGGGCGACTCGGTCGGCGATGCGGCCGCGGTTGGATACATCTTCGACACCGATCATCATCAGCGTCGGGTTGGCGGTGGAGGCTTCATCGATCAGCGCGGGTATGCCGATGCCGTCCAGATCGGTCTTGACGTCGCGCCAGACCTGGCGCCACTGATGGTCCTCAGATGCAACCGTCGCGGCCCGGTGATGGCGCGCCCGCCGAACTGCGAGAGAGACAAGAACCGGTGCGGTGAACCCGAGCGCGACCGCGCGCGCTTCGGCGGCCAACGGTTCAATCGAGCCGGCAAGAAGCGAGGTCAGTACGCCGCCGTGGCGACCGTGGTCGGCGAACACGGCGTCTCGTCGTCGGTTGCCGATCACTACCAGGCTCACCACTTGGGCGGCGCGTTCCAACGCGACGGTCGCCGCCTCGTCGAATTTTCCGCTGATGCCCAGAGCGACGAGTCGGCCGTCGCGGGCTCCGTCGATGGTCAGATGCCGTTCGATCCACGGTGGTGCGGTGTCGACAGCACGTGTGATCAGTTCCCAGCCTGCGGTGACATCGCGGTCGGTCATTCCATTGAGCGCGCGATAGACGAATCCACCGTCGGCCCGTTCGTAGACGACGGGGTTCCCGACGGCAGCAGCCACCGCATCGAGGACTTCCGCGATACCGCCCCCGCCGAGGACGAGGTCCGTGAGATGCAACTGAATCTCTTGCGCCTGATCCAGCATGGTGATCTTGTGGTTGACGATCTGAGTGTGGATCGCCTCGGTGACTTCGATGAAGGCGACCGGCAGGTGCAAGGCAACGAGTGTGAAGTCACGCTTATGGCACTCATCGATGATGTGTCGTGGGACACTGCGGAAGTGGGAGCCGAGCTCGAGCACCATCGCGGTGACACCGCGTTCGGACAACTCCACGATGAGACGGCGATCGGCGGATTCCGGCCCGGCAAACATGCGGCCCTCGGTGAGTATCAGCTCACCGCCGCGAAGGACCGAGGCGATATCGCGGACCTCGACGACATGTACCCAGCGGACCGGGCGATCGAGGTTGGCGTGGCCCGCCACCACCTCAGGGGCACCGCCCCGCAGCGCGGGCAACGCCAGTGCTTCACGAACAGTTAGAGATTCCGACACAGAACTATTGTGGCTGACCCGTCAATTGTGGACGCGGGCCCAAGGCGAGCTTCTGACACTCTGTCGTACGGCGGTGCGAGATGCATGACAGCGCGGGGGTGCGGCTTCACACGACCTGTACAGCACGATTACGGGGCTACCGTCTGTCCGGGCGGTACGTCTGTCGTTGCAACGGGTAAGGAGCCTGCTGATGAGCATGCCGATCGTCGGTTATACCGATCGCCTCACTGTTGGGCCCGGCCAGACGGTTGACTTCAAGATCAGTTGTGACGCTCCGACATTCACCGCGTCGCTGGTGCGCCTGATCCACGGCGACGCCAATCCGGCGGGACCGGGCTTCAAAGCCCAGCACATCGCGTCCAGCATCGAGGGCACCCATCCCGGTCAACACCAGGCGTTGTCTGCGGGTTCGTATGTTCGAGTGCCGTACCGAAACGGATTGACTCCGGCCGACAGCTTCACTGTCCATCTCTGGATCTGGCCGACCTTGCCGACAGGTGGTCGCCAGACCCTTCTTTCCCAGGGCCGCGTGAGTGATGGTGGCTACGCGTTGGGGCTTGAGGAGGGGAAGGTCACGTTTCGCGTGGGCAGCCAAATACTCACGGTTCCGCATGTGCTGCTTGCCCGCAGGTGGTACTCGGTGGCGGCAGTGGTTGACGTCACCGCAGGCGAGGTTCGACTCGATGTGGTGACCAAGGCGATCAACCGGGCGGCCGAACATCATCGGGTGGTCGGTGCGATCGAGATGTCAACGCGTGGTGAGGACGACGTGCTCATCGCAGCCGAACAACTCGACTCCGCTGTGACCGGTAACTACTACAACGGCAAGATCGACGCGCCGCGGATCTACGACTCCGCGTTGAGCGAGTCCGCGCTGGAGGCGATCAGCCGGGACGCCGCACTGGACGCTCAAGTCTCCCAGCTGGCGGCATGGGACTTCTCCCTGGATATCAGCAACTGGACAGTGACCGACACCGCGGGTGACTTTCACGGGCATACCGTCAACAAGCCGATGCGGGGTGCCACCGGCCACAACTGGGACGGCACGGAGACGGCGTGGCCGCACGCGCCGGCGCAATACGGCGCCATCCACTTTCACGACGATGACCTTGCCGACGCGGGTTGGGCGACGACGTTTCAGTGGACGGTCCCCGAGGACCTACCGAGTGCGGTCTATGCGGCACATGTGCGAGCCGGCGATGCTGAGGACTACGTCCCGGTCTTCGTCCGGCCCCGCCGGGGTGCACCGACGGCCAAGATCGCCCTGCTCATGCCGACTTTCAGCTACCTCGCCTATGCCAATGAGCAGCTGCTCAACAATCCGCTACTGACGGACAAGGGTGACTACCCTTCACAGGTACAAGATCGCTACATCGTCGAGAATGGTCTGCTCAGCCTCTACGACAAGCACAGCGACGGGACCGGAGTCTGCTACTCATCGCGCCTGCGGCCCGTGGTCAACATGCGACCCAAGTGCAACATGGCCTGGCTCGACGGCGGCAAGGGATCGCCGCATCAGTTCAACGCCGACCTACATATCGTCGACTGGCTGTACGAAAACCACTATGACGTCGACATCTACACCGACGAGGATCTGCATCGAGAGGGCAGTGCGCTGCTCGAGCCGTACAAGGCCGTGCTGACGGGCACCCACGCCGAGTACTGGTCAGCCGAGATGCTCGACGCCACTCAACAGTATCTACGCGGGGGCGGACGGCTGATGTCGTTGTCCGGCAACGGAATGTACTGGGTGACTCAACTCGATCCGGAGACCGGCACAAGCATCGAGATCCGCCGCCGCGGACCGGCAACCCGCATGTGGGAACCCGAACCGGGCGAGGCGCATCTGAGTAGCACCGGTGAACTCGGTGGACTCTGGCGCTTTCGGGGACGCGGACCACACACCTGGATCGGAGCCGGGCACACCGCTGAAACGGCGGGCACCGGGCGGCCCTACCGGCGCACAGAGCAGAGCTACGATCCGGCAGTCTCTTTCGTGTTCGAAGGCGTCGACGGCGACACGATCGGCGACATCCCCTGTCTGGTCAACTCATACGGCGCGGCCGGTTTCGAGTTCGACCGCGCTGACGTGGCCGTCGGTACCCCGGTCGAGACCATGATCCTGGCCACCGCTGACGGATTCGATGATGACGCACAGGGAACCATCGAGGATGTTCTGCTGGCCGATTCAATGCAGGGCGGTACCCAAAGCCCGCTGGTGCGGGCCGACATGACGCTGTTGAAGTACCCCGCCGGCGGGGCTGTCTTCGCGGTGAGCTCCATCGCATGGAGCGGATGCCTGTCCTACAACGGATATGACAACGACGTATCACGCATCACGCGCAACGTACTCGAGGCATACGTCTCCGACAGGGTCTAGATCGAACGGCAAGCGCCGATCGTCCTCCGTGTCATCCGAGGGTGCCACGGTGAATTCTCCTGCACGCAACCTGCCAGAACTGAGAGGGCCTATCACCAATGGTCAACGTCGAGACAACCAACCCCGCAACAGAACAGCCGCTGGCCGGCTATGCGGCCATGACGGACGCCCAGATCGACGCGGCGGTGAGTCGTGCCGAGCGGGCTTACCGGGAATGGGCGACATGGACCATCGACCGGCGCGCCACCGTCATCGCTGCTGCCGCGCAACTGCTGCGCCGCGAGATCGAAGAGCTCGCACTGCTCATCACCCGGGAGATGGGTAAACCCCTTGCCGAGTCGCGGGCCGAGATCAGCAAATGTGCGCTCGGACTGGACTACTACGCCGAGAACGCGTCGCAGCTGCTTGCCGATACCGCCTACGAGACCGCCGCGGACCGGAGTTGGGTGTCCTACGAGCCACTCGGCGTCGTGCTTGCCGTCATGCCGTGGAACTTCCCGCTGTGGCAGGTGTTCCGGTTTGCGGGCCCGGCGTTGATGGCCGGTAACGCCGCCGTGCTGAAACATTCCCCGAACACCACGGGGGCAGCACTTGCGGCAGAGCGCATCATCGAGGCGGCCGGCGCCCCAACCGGGCTGCTGACTGCGCTGATCGTGGCCGAGAACGACGTCGCCGATGTCACCGCACGGCTGATCGACGACGACCGCATCGCCGCGGTCACCTTGACCGGCAGCGAACGCGCCGGTGCAGCCGTCGGCTCGTGCGCAGGACGGTCCATCAAGAAATCGGTGCTGGAGCTCGGCGGATCGGACCCGTTCATCGTCCTCGCCGACGCCGATATCGACACCGTCGTGGCACAGGCGGTCAAGGCACGTTTCCTCAACGCCGGCCAAAGCTGCATCTCCCCAAAGCGATTCATCGTCGATGCGCAGGTTTCCGACGACTTCATCGCCGGGATGCAGCGGGCGGTTTCCGCGCTCACGGTCGGGGATCCGGAGGATCCCGCAACGGACATCGGGCCGATGGCCAGGCGCGATCTCCGCGACCTCGTCACCGAGCAGGTGGCCGAAACACTGCGTGCAGGTGCGAACCTGATCGCCGGCGGTAACCTGGTGACCGGGCGCCCAGGCTGGTTCTTCCACCCGACTCTCATCGCCGACGTGCGCCCGGGCAGCCCGGCCTACGAGGAGGAAATCTTCGGTCCTGTGGCGGCGGTTCTGACCTTCGACAGTGAGGACGAAGCAGTGCGTATCGCGAACGCCACTCGATACGGACTGGGAGCCAGCGTCTGGGGTGCAGACGTCGACAAGGCCGCCCATATCGGACGGCAGGTGGTTTCGGGGGCCTGTTTCATCAACGCCCCGGTCGCCTCGGACGTCCGCATTCCGTTCGGTGGCGCCAAACGCAGTGGGTTCGGCCGTGAGTTGGCGGACGCCGGAATTCGGGAGTTTGTCAATGCCCGCACGTGGTGGGTCAACAACGACGCATAGACCCGAAAGTCTCGTTGGCCCTGTGCGGTTGACACCCTGTGGACGCCGACCGAGGACTGGGACCGTTCGCTGCGGACCAACCTGAGTTCGGTGTTCTTGGGTAGTGAGCATGCAGTGTTGGCGATGCGCGAGCAGGGCAGTGGTGGGTCGATCGTCAACACCGCCTCGGTGGCCGCCTTCACCACGACCGCCGATACTGCCGCGTACGTCGCGAGCAAGTCCGGCGGCATGGGGCTCACCGTGCGATCGCTCTCACCTATGCGGCGGAGGGGATCCGGTGTAATGCTCTGTGTCCCGGTGACTTCGAGTCGCCGATGTTCGATGCCTTCCTGGCAGGCGCGAGCGATCCCGCTACCGCGCGGACGGAGTTCGAGGCGCTGTACCCGACGAAGCGAATCCTCAAGCCGGGCGATGTCGCCAACGCGGCGGTGTTTCTGGCCTCCGATTGCTGGCGAAAACCTACTGATTCCCGACCAAGTGGACCGCTGCGAGTTCGGGCATCATCACCGGCGACGTGCTGTCGCAGGTGATGATGCCCGGTGGCGCTACTCCTTGCTGTAGTCGGCCGAGTTCCAGACTTCGGGACGCATCGTGATCAACACCGCTTTGTCGGTGTAGTTCGCGTCCAGGTATTCCTCCATCTCCTCATCGGAGACGTAGCGGCGGACGATGGGCAGGACGCCCTCGCGAGGGATGTCCTCCCGGATGGATGCGGGTCCGCCGACGGAGACGTAGCGGTACGGCGTGGTCTCCTGCTGTACCGCGAGGGAGAACCGGCCGGCGGCGCGGATGAACCGCTCCTTCATCGATCCGAGCTCGGTCCAGATCTCGATATCGCCGGCCTCATCGACGCGGTACCAGATGGGGACGGTCAGTGGCGGCTTGTTCCCCCGCTCGATGGCGATGATCGCTACATGGTTGTCGGCCAGGAACTCTGTTCGTTCGGCTGCTGTCATCTTGAGATCTGTCACGGTCACTCCTATTGGTTGGGGCTGCGGCTTGCTAGAACTTGACGATGGCGGGCACGTCGGCGAGAACACACCCAGGTGTCGAGTCGGCCACCCGCAGGAGAAAGTTGAGCTTCTCGATGCGTTCGCCCGAGCGGGGTGCGCCGTTCTTCTGAAATGGCACCGACAGACCCACCGACAGGTCCATGACGACATCGTCGATGACACCACCGGAGCGACCGGAGGGAATGGTGAACAGATCGTGGGCGACTGCGTAGCGGTAGCAGTCCAGCGCTTCGGTGATCGTGCCGACCTGGTTGGGTTTGAGGATGAACCCGCCCACCGCGGAGGATTCCACTGCGCGCTGCAGTCGGTCCCGGTTGGTGACGACCAGATCGTCCCCGAGGATGATCGACTTGTCGATTTGCGCCACGGCCTTCGGGTACCCGGCCCAGTCGTCTTCGTCGAGCAGATCCTCGATGAAGACGAACGGGAACTCGTCGCTGAGTTCGCGGACGTAGTCGATCAGATCGTCGGATGTGACGCGGTCGCCGTTGAGTTCGTAGCTGCCGGTGGCGGCGTCGAACATTTCGCTGGATGCACAGTCGAGGGCGAAAGCCATCGTCTCGGCGACACCGGCGCGCTCCACGGCGGTCATCAACAGTTTCAGCACTTCCCGCGGGTCCGAGGACGGGCTGGCAAAACCGTATGACGAGGCCACCTGCGGTTTGCGTCCCAGATATTCGGTGAGAACCTCTTCGAGCACGCCGAACAGTTTCACGCTCTTTTCGACGGCATCCTGAATCGAGCAGGCCTTGTAGGGCATGACGATGAACTCGTTGAACGGTTGCACGACATCGCCGTACCGTCCGCCATTGATCATGTTGAAGCTCGGCACTGGGACCTGGCTTACGGGTCCAGGGCCGAAATGCTCGGCGATCCACGAGTAGGTGGGCAGACCGGCGGCGGTGGACGCCGCGCGTAGCAGGGCTATGGACGTCGAGTAGATGGCGTTACCACCGAGGCGGCTCTTGTTGGGAGTGCCGTCGAGGTCGATCATCAACCGGTCGTTGGCTTCGAGGTCCAGCTGCGTGCCGACCAGAGCCGGTGCGATCTCGTTGTTCACCGCGTCGACAGCCCTGTGGACGCTCAAACCGTTGTACTCCGTGGGGTCGCCGTCACGCAGGATGAACGCCTCATGCGCTCCGACGGAGCTGCCCGTCGGAGCGGCGCCCCGGCCGACGTAGCCGTTGTCCGTGGTGATCTCGACTTCGACCAACGGTCTTGTCTTGCAATCGAGTAGCTGGCGTGCAGTCACTGATGTGATCTTCATGATGTCTTTCGGATCGGGGCTTGTCAGGCCGGTCGCGCGGGGATGTAGAGAATGTTCAGGTCACACAGGTTCGTCCCGGTGTTGCCGGTGAAGACGGCGTCCCCGATTGCCGACAGTGCTTCGTGGGTGGCGTGGGTACGTAGTGCCTCGTGCAGGTTCACACCGCATTGATCGGCTCGGGCCAGGCTGGTCGAGTCACACAGCCCGCCGGCCGCCGTGGTGGTGCCGTCGGTGCCCTCTGAGTCGAGAGAGATCATGGCTGCGCCGTGGGTTTTGGCTGCAGTCAGGGCAAAGCCGGTGACCAGTTCATGACCAGGTCCACCATGACCACCGATGATGCTGTTGTCCGGGATGTGGGTGGTGGTCTCCCCGGCGGCGATCAGCACGCACGGTGGTGCGACGGGGTTTCCGCTTGCCTGAGCCTCGCGGGCAATCGAAGCGAAGAACGTTCCGGCGTCGCTGCTCTCACCTTCCAGAAAAGAGCTCACGATCATCGCCGGCAGGCCCATCTGTTCGGCGACCTCCTTGGCATAGAGGCAGGAGTCGGGAAGGGTGTTGAGTAGGAAGTATGTGTTGTCCGGGAAGGCCTTCGGTGTCTCGTCTTCCTCGCCCGCAGACTCGAGGTAGTCGACGATCGATCGGGGCAGTCGGTCGGCGAGGTCGTAGTTTGCGATGACGGCCCGCGCATCGGCGAGGGTGGTCTTGTCCGGGCCGATCGGTGTGGATGCATAGTCGGCGTAGGGCCGGGTGATGTCCCCGGAAGGCGGATTGCCCACTGCATCGGAGATGCCGAAGCCGATGAGTTCAGCGCCCGATCGGGCGATGCGCTGGGCGAGGCGGCCGCCGTTGGTCTGGGAGATGTGTCGGCGGATGGCGTTGATCTCGTAGATGCCGGCGCCGCTCTTGAGCAGAACGTCGGTGGCGTCCATCTCATCCTGAAGGGTGATTCCGTCGATGGGACAGCTCATCAGCGCTGACGAGCCGCCGGAGATGACGGCGATGAACAGGTCCTCGGGACCAGCCTGATCGGCGAGGGACAGGATCTCCAGGGCCGCCCGGTGGCCGGTCTCATCCGGAATCGGATGCCCGCCGACGTGGACCTCTGTGCGGTGGAACCGGTCACTGTCTTCCGCGATCTTGACGATCGCGATCCCGCGAGTGAGGCGGTCACCGAGGATCTCGTCAATGGCCATTGCCATGTGGTTGCAGGCCTTGCCGGCACCGACCAGGTAGACGTTGCGTTTGCTCGACAGGTCCCATTTGCGGGTACCGATGGTCAGAATGTCACCGTCGAGGCGGGTGATCGCCTTGATCCGGTGGTACGCGTCCAGCCGGGTCAG
This region of Mycolicibacterium diernhoferi genomic DNA includes:
- a CDS encoding aspartate aminotransferase family protein encodes the protein MSSSLTDATLAPASTPDAADLMAADSRHVIHGFSPFGDRTPGPVFASGRGITLTDVNGQDWIDACAGQANVALGYGRTDLADVVADALRELTFGTHFYQRRSHVGAARLAERLAQVTPEGLDQFVFMLGGSDAVDTAIKIARFANIAAGRPEKIHIIGRWNSYHGVTYGGASLTGDPAMWRNIGPRLEGFSHIDQPEADSVGAARLLEDEILRIGADKVAAFMAEPISTPNGIVVPPDDYWPQIREICDRYDVLLISDEVLTGFGRTGKMFAVENWDLRPDILTMSKAITAGFFPLAVVAISGELRERLSASDDAFVHGVTAGGHPAACAAALATLDIYERENVLAHSITAGQYLSTRLHALADTYPVLDKSSIRGIGMMHAVDLDPDAVDPGYGAALHAEFINQRVFVRTYRNNQTIGLLPSLTLSTEDVDAITGRMAAALEVTRP
- a CDS encoding aldehyde dehydrogenase family protein, translated to MTETTKSSLIERVPSLERLTRPFIDGGFVDARSSGTFENISPVNGDRLPDVASGDSADIDAAVASARKSFEMGDWRRRTPRERKIVLQRFGRTLRDNTEELAALLAVEMGKPIKDGRWEVDYSATVLEWFGEAVDHLYDEVAPIGEVGHATITRVPVGVAGAIIPWNYPLLMAAVKLAPALASGNSMVLKPAEQTPAIALRVAELALEAGVPAGVLNVVPGLGHTAGKALAEHLDVDAIGFTGSTSVGRLVMKAAAESNLKKVSLELGGKSPALVLADAADMLDLVAAKTAESVFGNAGQMCDSSTRLIVHESLADEVVERLGAVAADWQPGDPFDDATTMGAIIEARQLERIMGFITGAEPGGASIAHGGNQVRQETGGFYVEPTVIRGVTNDMDIARKEIFGPVLSVITFSDDEEGLRIANDTSYGLAAKMWTGDLKKAHRISRELRAGAVLVNGDELFDVTLPHGGFKQSGIGRDYSHHAFDNWTQLKSTYINLL
- a CDS encoding PucR family transcriptional regulator: MSESLTVREALALPALRGGAPEVVAGHANLDRPVRWVHVVEVRDIASVLRGGELILTEGRMFAGPESADRRLIVELSERGVTAMVLELGSHFRSVPRHIIDECHKRDFTLVALHLPVAFIEVTEAIHTQIVNHKITMLDQAQEIQLHLTDLVLGGGGIAEVLDAVAAAVGNPVVYERADGGFVYRALNGMTDRDVTAGWELITRAVDTAPPWIERHLTIDGARDGRLVALGISGKFDEAATVALERAAQVVSLVVIGNRRRDAVFADHGRHGGVLTSLLAGSIEPLAAEARAVALGFTAPVLVSLAVRRARHHRAATVASEDHQWRQVWRDVKTDLDGIGIPALIDEASTANPTLMMIGVEDVSNRGRIADRVAQVIQDAAKRHLGEPQSAVLSVGPAVHTWQAAIEGLAVAVDALDGALHSPPRPWHDATDLDLDRLIWSLRDNPDLERFARLRLERLVAYDAQRRTQLVKTLQVLLEQHGQKTETARALHLERQSLYNRVERIQSLLGVDLDDSDVRLGLHLALRVLSHFPTGQI
- a CDS encoding N,N-dimethylformamidase beta subunit family domain-containing protein; its protein translation is MSMPIVGYTDRLTVGPGQTVDFKISCDAPTFTASLVRLIHGDANPAGPGFKAQHIASSIEGTHPGQHQALSAGSYVRVPYRNGLTPADSFTVHLWIWPTLPTGGRQTLLSQGRVSDGGYALGLEEGKVTFRVGSQILTVPHVLLARRWYSVAAVVDVTAGEVRLDVVTKAINRAAEHHRVVGAIEMSTRGEDDVLIAAEQLDSAVTGNYYNGKIDAPRIYDSALSESALEAISRDAALDAQVSQLAAWDFSLDISNWTVTDTAGDFHGHTVNKPMRGATGHNWDGTETAWPHAPAQYGAIHFHDDDLADAGWATTFQWTVPEDLPSAVYAAHVRAGDAEDYVPVFVRPRRGAPTAKIALLMPTFSYLAYANEQLLNNPLLTDKGDYPSQVQDRYIVENGLLSLYDKHSDGTGVCYSSRLRPVVNMRPKCNMAWLDGGKGSPHQFNADLHIVDWLYENHYDVDIYTDEDLHREGSALLEPYKAVLTGTHAEYWSAEMLDATQQYLRGGGRLMSLSGNGMYWVTQLDPETGTSIEIRRRGPATRMWEPEPGEAHLSSTGELGGLWRFRGRGPHTWIGAGHTAETAGTGRPYRRTEQSYDPAVSFVFEGVDGDTIGDIPCLVNSYGAAGFEFDRADVAVGTPVETMILATADGFDDDAQGTIEDVLLADSMQGGTQSPLVRADMTLLKYPAGGAVFAVSSIAWSGCLSYNGYDNDVSRITRNVLEAYVSDRV
- a CDS encoding NAD-dependent succinate-semialdehyde dehydrogenase, which translates into the protein MVNVETTNPATEQPLAGYAAMTDAQIDAAVSRAERAYREWATWTIDRRATVIAAAAQLLRREIEELALLITREMGKPLAESRAEISKCALGLDYYAENASQLLADTAYETAADRSWVSYEPLGVVLAVMPWNFPLWQVFRFAGPALMAGNAAVLKHSPNTTGAALAAERIIEAAGAPTGLLTALIVAENDVADVTARLIDDDRIAAVTLTGSERAGAAVGSCAGRSIKKSVLELGGSDPFIVLADADIDTVVAQAVKARFLNAGQSCISPKRFIVDAQVSDDFIAGMQRAVSALTVGDPEDPATDIGPMARRDLRDLVTEQVAETLRAGANLIAGGNLVTGRPGWFFHPTLIADVRPGSPAYEEEIFGPVAAVLTFDSEDEAVRIANATRYGLGASVWGADVDKAAHIGRQVVSGACFINAPVASDVRIPFGGAKRSGFGRELADAGIREFVNARTWWVNNDA